A window of Polaribacter litorisediminis contains these coding sequences:
- a CDS encoding methylated-DNA--[protein]-cysteine S-methyltransferase, with translation MEKPQTTYYKTPIGIAEITGDKNGIQSISVLDDGTISEDVLRAKTPECLQECVVQLEEYFNGKRASFNLTVNPKGTKFQIKVWKSLLKINYGKTKSYLEQSKALGDVKAIRAVATANGKNPIWIVIPCHRVIGSDGSLTGYAGGIWRKKWLLAHENPVKQQSLF, from the coding sequence ATGGAAAAACCACAAACCACTTATTACAAAACACCCATAGGGATTGCTGAAATCACAGGAGATAAAAACGGAATTCAATCTATTTCTGTTTTAGATGACGGAACCATTTCAGAGGATGTATTAAGAGCAAAAACCCCAGAATGCCTGCAAGAATGTGTCGTGCAATTAGAAGAATATTTTAACGGAAAAAGAGCTAGTTTTAACCTAACGGTAAACCCAAAAGGGACTAAGTTTCAAATAAAAGTTTGGAAATCATTATTGAAAATTAACTACGGAAAAACAAAAAGTTACTTAGAACAAAGCAAAGCTTTAGGAGATGTAAAAGCCATTAGAGCCGTGGCAACAGCCAATGGTAAAAATCCTATTTGGATTGTTATTCCTTGTCATCGTGTTATTGGTTCTGACGGGTCTTTAACGGGTTATGCTGGCGGAATTTGGCGTAAAAAGTGGTTATTAGCGCATGAAAATCCTGTAAAACAACAATCTCTTTTCTAA